The following coding sequences lie in one Candidatus Paceibacterota bacterium genomic window:
- a CDS encoding serine hydrolase, translating to MATLNNFGEDHKHDPLAMKTLSASSSFLNVEINILGFRPHHYIFWTIAAVILGVSATYGAVHAGGVAYEYLKGPQAELAANQPSAEQGSDDTLSTTTSEEQISGFYSVLNPRKPLPLSASAYLVGDVDTGDIIIEKNQNAKWPMASVTKLMTATVELETLDQLAYATVTPASTKYYPLTGDLIMNETVKISDLKYPLLVVSSNVAAEVFANFVGRATFLQELNDKAATLGMSNSHYNDPSGLDPKSYSSALDLFKLSQYIKENHPEIFDIGRIREYSILGHTWINQNHQLTYKSFAGGKNGFTDQAEQSTVSLFYLSFNPKNKNEIRTIAIVLLHTNDRTGDVSKILNYLSSNIRYQQQPLDVGGTQPGPTGGNLDR from the coding sequence ATGGCTACCCTTAATAATTTTGGAGAAGATCATAAACATGACCCGCTGGCGATGAAGACCCTTTCGGCTTCTTCAAGTTTTTTAAATGTGGAAATCAATATCCTAGGTTTTCGTCCGCATCACTATATTTTCTGGACGATCGCGGCTGTAATTCTAGGCGTTAGCGCCACTTATGGGGCAGTGCACGCCGGAGGCGTGGCTTATGAGTATTTAAAAGGGCCCCAAGCGGAGCTTGCGGCCAACCAACCTTCTGCAGAGCAGGGCTCTGACGATACGTTAAGTACCACCACTTCTGAAGAGCAGATTTCGGGCTTCTATAGCGTGCTTAATCCACGAAAGCCCCTACCTTTGAGTGCTTCGGCCTATCTGGTCGGCGATGTTGATACGGGCGATATCATTATTGAAAAAAATCAAAATGCTAAATGGCCGATGGCTTCCGTCACTAAACTGATGACTGCCACTGTGGAGCTCGAAACGCTTGATCAGCTCGCTTACGCCACTGTCACTCCGGCCAGCACAAAATACTATCCCCTAACAGGAGATTTAATTATGAATGAGACAGTTAAAATCAGTGATCTAAAATATCCGCTGTTAGTGGTGTCCAGTAATGTAGCTGCCGAAGTTTTTGCCAATTTTGTCGGGCGTGCCACATTCTTACAAGAATTGAATGACAAAGCCGCCACCTTAGGTATGAGTAACAGTCATTACAATGATCCAAGTGGTCTTGATCCGAAAAGTTATTCCAGTGCTCTAGATTTGTTCAAATTATCGCAATATATAAAAGAGAATCATCCGGAAATATTTGATATTGGCCGCATCAGAGAATATTCAATTCTTGGTCACACTTGGATTAACCAGAATCATCAGCTTACTTACAAAAGTTTTGCCGGAGGCAAAAACGGTTTTACCGATCAAGCTGAACAATCAACAGTTTCTCTTTTCTATCTTTCATTTAATCCGAAAAATAAAAATGAGATTCGTACTATCGCTATTGTTCTCCTTCATACCAACGATCGGACTGGGGATGTTTCCAAGATTTTAAATTACCTTTCAAGTAACATTCGTTATCAGCAGCAACCTTTGGATGTTGGTGGTACTCAACCAGGCCCGACCGGAGGAAATCTTGATCGCTAA
- a CDS encoding tRNA-dihydrouridine synthase, with protein sequence MNLGFWAKLKKPIMVLAPMADVTDAAFRRVIAKYGKPDVMWTEFVSADGLVLAPKEGREKLLRDLQFSETERPIVAQFFTARPEMMKKAAELASELGFDGIDINMGCPDRSIEKQGAGAALINTPELAAAIIAAAKEGTEAAGARLNRPPLPVSVKTRIGYNKNEIETWLPALLKTEPAVITVHARTRKEMSKVAAHWEVVRRAVEIRNGMNSQTLIFGNGDVSDIEEARAKARASSADGIMLGRAIFGNPWLFSETQPALPEKLKVLVEHTYLFEQLLGDIKSFAIMKKHYKAYAQGFGGAKELRMELMEAKNAREAERTINTFLA encoded by the coding sequence ATGAATCTGGGATTCTGGGCAAAATTAAAAAAGCCAATTATGGTCTTGGCTCCGATGGCAGATGTTACAGATGCGGCTTTTCGGCGGGTGATTGCCAAATATGGCAAGCCGGATGTGATGTGGACGGAGTTTGTCTCGGCCGATGGGTTGGTTTTGGCTCCGAAAGAAGGTCGCGAGAAACTCTTGCGCGACCTTCAATTTAGTGAAACCGAACGCCCAATAGTGGCTCAGTTTTTTACCGCTCGGCCTGAAATGATGAAGAAAGCAGCCGAGCTTGCCAGCGAGCTCGGCTTTGATGGTATTGATATTAATATGGGCTGTCCTGACCGCAGTATTGAAAAACAAGGAGCGGGAGCAGCTCTTATTAATACACCGGAATTGGCCGCCGCTATCATTGCGGCGGCCAAAGAGGGAACGGAAGCGGCTGGCGCCCGACTAAATCGCCCGCCGCTTCCAGTCTCGGTCAAAACTCGCATTGGTTACAATAAAAATGAGATTGAAACTTGGTTGCCGGCCCTCCTTAAAACAGAGCCGGCTGTCATCACGGTGCATGCCCGCACCCGAAAAGAAATGTCGAAAGTGGCAGCTCATTGGGAGGTAGTGAGAAGAGCGGTAGAGATTCGGAATGGAATGAATTCCCAGACTCTCATTTTTGGCAATGGTGATGTCTCGGATATTGAGGAGGCGCGCGCTAAAGCGCGCGCCTCCTCCGCCGACGGCATCATGCTCGGCCGCGCCATCTTCGGCAATCCTTGGCTCTTTTCGGAAACTCAACCAGCTCTTCCGGAAAAATTAAAGGTGCTGGTTGAACACACCTATCTATTTGAACAACTACTCGGTGATATTAAGAGCTTCGCTATTATGAAAAAACACTACAAAGCCTATGCCCAAGGCTTTGGGGGAGCCAAGGAACTCCGAATGGAGTTAATGGAAGCTAAAAATGCCAGAGAAGCAGAAAGAACAATAAACACATTTCTAGCTTGA